Below is a genomic region from Phycobacter azelaicus.
ATCTGCGGATCGAAGGTGTCGTTCTGACCATGTACGACCGGCGAAACAATCTGTCACAGCAGGTAGAACAGGATGCGCGGGACAATCTTGGTGAGTTGGTGTTTCGGACCGTTATCCCCAGAAACGTGAGGGTCAGTGAGGCACCGTCGTATGCCTTGCCGGTCTTGAACTACGATACGAATTCTCTTGGCGCTCGGGCGTACCGAGCATTGGCTGAGGAAGTGATCGCCAACCAGCAAAAGCTTGCAGCGTAAACCGGGGAGGGCACTATGACAGAAAAAAAGAACAAACCACGCGGCTTGGGTCGCGGATTGTCCGCACTGATGGCAGATGTAAATCCTGATCCCGTAAGCACACGGACTGAGGCACCACGTAATGCAGAAGTTCTGGTTCCAATCGAGAAGGTAACAGCCAACCCGGATCAGCCACGACGCCAGTTTTTGCAGGAAGATCTGGATGATCTGACTGCTTCGATCAAGGAAAAGGGTGTTCTGCAGCCGCTGATCGTGCGGCCTCGCGATGGTGGTATATACGAAATCGTTGCGGGTGAACGGCGCTGGCGTGCGGCCCAGGCGGCACAGCTGCATGAGGTTCCGGTCCTGATCCGGGACTATGATGACCTTGAAATGCTCGAAGTTGCGATCATCGAAAACATTCAGCGGTCTGATCTGAATGCAATGGAAGAGGCCCAAAGCTACAAGCAATTGATGGAGAAATTCGGCCACACTCAGGAGCGGATGGCTGAAGCGCTGGGTAAAAGCCGCAGTCACATTGCCAATTTAGTGCGACTTTTGCATCTGCCGCCGGACGTTCAGCAGCTCGTACAGGATCGGAAGCTGTCGGCTGGCCATGCTCGTGCCCTGATCACATCCGATAATGCGTCGGATCTGGCGAAAAAAATTGTGAAGGGCGGCCTGTCGGTTCGTGCGACCGAGAACCTGGTCAAAAAAGATGCGGCAGGGGACACGCCGTCATCAGGTGCCAAGAAACCGCGTAAAGAGATGGAGAAAGATGCTGACACGCGCGCGCTTGAAGGCGATCTGTCTGCCGTGCTGCGGATGAAGGTCTCCATCGATCACAAGCCGGGCGGCGAATCCGGATCGGTCACCATCAGCTACGATACGCTGGATCAGCTGGATGAGTTGTGCAATCTGCTTAGCCGTTAGGACGGGTCCAGATAAAGATCAGGACGCATGATAGCACGACGGCTTGAATAGCCAACACACGGAACGAAAGACCCAGAGCCAGAGACAGTAAAAAGACGGCGGCAATTGAACCGGTTGCCGCCTTTTTTGCGGTTGGACGGATGGCGCCGTTTTCGTGCCAATCCTGAATCATTGGTCCGAATGTCTGATGGGTAATCATCCAGTTGTGAAGCCGTTCTGAGGAGTTTGCGAAGAAGAATGTTGCAAGCAATAGGAAGGGTACAGTTGGGAGCAAAGGGACAGGAATACCGACCAGACCAATGCCCAGGCACAGCATCCCCAAGCTGGCGTAGATGTAGCGCATCCGTTCAGTCCACCAATAATTCCCGCAGGATTGCATTCAGCACGGCACGCCCCTGATCCGTTGCGCGCAGCCTTTGACCTGAAATAGCCACCATTCCCATGTTGGCAAGGTGATCAAGACGCTCTTTTTCGAGCGTGATCCCGGCCAGGCTTTCATAGCGAGAAATGTCGACACCTTCGGTCAGACGCAGACCCATCATCAGAAGCTCCACGGCGGCCTCTTCTCGCTTAAGGGGATCACGCATCGTTTCACCGCTGCCCCTGGCCACGGCATCCAGCCAGGCGCCGGGCGCACGATAGGTTTCCGTGGCATAGCGTGTGCCATCAATCGTAATGCGACCATGGGCGCCGGGTCCGATGCCCAGATAGTCTCCATATTGCCAGTAGATCTTGTTATGGCGACTCTCCGCACCGGGGCGGGCGTGGTTGGAGACTTCATAGGCCGGCATGCCGTGGGCCGTGCAGATGTCCTGCGTCAGCTGGTACATGTCGGCGGCACTGTCGTCGCTGGGCAGATCGCGCAGCTTACCACGAGCATAGCGGTCCCCGAAGGCGGTGCCGTCCTCGATGGTCAGCTGATAAAGCGACAGGTGGTCCACGGCCATCGACAGGGCCTCTTGCAGCTCTGCCTCCCAGGCTTGGGGTGTTTGACCCTGGCGGGCGTAGATCAGATCAAAGCTGACACGATCGAAACAGTCGCGGGCAATGTCGAAGGCCGACCGTGCCTCGGCAACCGAATGGATACGGCCCAGGCGGCGCAGGTCTTCATCATTGAGCGCCTGTATACCCATTGAGATGCGATTGACCCCGGCATCACGATACCCGGCAAAACGACCTGCCTCGACGGATCCAGGATTGGCCTCAAGAGAGATTTCGATATCGTTGGCAAAGGGCCAGATGTCACGTGCCGCATCAATCACGGCGGCGACGGTATCTGGATGCATGAGGGATGGCGTGCCACCACCAAAGAAGATTGTGTTCAGCACTCGGCCGCGCAGGGCTTCAGGCGTGCGTGCCAACTCCTGAAGATATGCTTCAACCCATTGTTTTTGATCAATATTAGCGGTGACATGGCTGTTGAAATCGCAATAGGGGCATTTAGCCTGGCAAAAGGGCCAATGCACGTAAAGGCCAAAGCCCCCGTTGCGCCAGTCATCTACCAGATCGGTCATTCACCGAAACAACCCTTGATGAACTTTGACACCGCATCGGCGCGGTGGCTGATCTTGTTTTTCTCCCAGCGGTCCATTTCCGCAAAGGTCACGTCATGCCCATCAGGCACGAACATTGGATCATAGCCAAAGCCCTCGGCGCCGCGGATCGGCCAGACCAGGTGACCGGGCGCCACGCCTTCAAAGACTTCGTCATGTCCATCAGGCCATGCAAGGACCAAGGTGCATCGAAATTGCGCTGTGCGGGGATGCAGCGCGTTCTTGGCTTCCAGTTCCTCATGGGCGCGAGTCATCGCCACCATGAAATCGCGGCCATTCCCGGTCTCAGCCCAGTCCGCGGTATAGACACCGGGCGCGCCATCCAGCGCGTCGATGGTGATGCCAGAATCGTCTGACAGGGCAGGGAGGCTGGTTGCCTTGGCCGCTGCATGGGCCTTGATCCGGGCGTTGCCGACGAATGTATCTTCGGTCTCTTCCGGTTCGGGGAGGTTCATCTCGGCCGCGCCCACGACCGAGACGCCAAAGGGTTCGAGGAGATGCGCCATCTCCTCGAGCTTGCCTTTGTTATGGGTGGCGACCAGCAACCGGTCGCCTTCGAACTTGCGGGTCATGCGCAGGCTGCCTTTTGCATTTCGGCGAGCTCGGCGGTGCCTTGCGCTGCCAGATCCATCAGGTTGTTCATCTGATCGCGCGAGAACATTGACCCTTCCGCAGACATCTGCACTTCGATCAGCTTGCCCGATCCGGTCATGATAAAGTTGCCATCTACGCCGGCTTCAGAATCTTCGGGGTAGTCCAGATCAAGCACGGGCTGCCCGGCATAGATCCCACAGGACACGGCGGCGACGGGATCGATCAATGGATCGACCGACACATCGCCAGCCTTCATCAGTTTGTTCACCGCCAGCCGCAAAGCGACCCAGCCGCCGGTGATCGATGCGCAGCGCGTACCGCCATCGGCTTGCAGTACGTCGCAGTCGATGCTGATCTGACGTTCACCCAGCGCGACGCGGTCAACACCAGCGCGCAGGGCACGGCCGATCAGGCGTTGGATTTCCACTGTACGTCCGCCTTGTTTACCAGCCGCAGCCTCACGGCGCATCCGGGTGTTGGTGGCGCGGGGCAGCATACCGTATTCTGCAGTCACCCAACCAAGGCCCGACCCCTTGATGAATGGCGGTACACGGTCCTCGATTGTGGCGGTGCACAGAACGTGAGTGTCGCCAACCTTGATCAGGCAGGACCCTTCGGCATGTTTGGTAAATCCGGTTTCGATGGAAATGGGGCGCATCTCGTTCAGTTGTCGTCCAGAGGGTCGCATGGAATATCCTTTTGTTGCTGGCCTTCGGATAGCCCTGCGGGTGCGATGGATGCAAGCATGATTGACCTTTGCGCGCAGGGCTCTTTAATGGCAATCCGGAAATGAGTTCCTATCTATATAGCGTTCAACTGCTGAAATGCTCATGACAGATGCAAATGATATCCTGAAAGACATGAATGACCGCTCGCGGGATGTGTTCCGGGCGGTGGTTGAATCCTATCTGGAAAGCGGCGATCCCGTTGGCAGCCGGACATTGACCCGGTCGCTGAGCGAAAAGGTCAGCGCGGCGACCGTGCGCAATGTGATGCAGGATCTGGAGTTTCTCGGTCTTCTCGACAGCCCGCATATCAGCGCCGGGCGGGTGCCGACGCAGCTGGGTCTGCGGATGTTCGTGGACAGCCTGCTGGAAGTCGAAGATCTGAAAGCCCAGGACCGTGAAAAGATCGACGCCACTTTGGGTCGCAACTCTGGCGATGTCAGCGGTATGTTGGATCGCGTCGGCGCGGCATTGTCTGGTGTGACGCAGGGTGCATCGCTGGTGCTGACTCCGAAACATGAGGCAGAGATCCGTCATATCGAATTCGTCTCTCTGGGTCATGACCGGGCAATGGTGGTGCTGGTCTTTTCCGATGGCCACGTCGAAAACCGCCTGTTCACGCCGCCGCCGGGTCAGACCCCCAGTTCGATGCGCGAGGCGGCGAATTTTCTCAATGCCTTGGTCGAGGGGCGCACGCTTAGTGATGTGCGCCGGGATATGCAGGAAGAGATCACCGCCCGTCGGCAAGAGATTGATAACCTGGCGCATGATCTGATCGAAAGCGGTCTTGCCGCTTGGGAAGACAATGGCAGCGATCAGGCCCGGCTGATCGTGAGGGGCCGCGCGAATCTTTTGGCCGAGGATGGCGTCACCAAGGAGTTGGATCTGATCCGTAGCCTGTTTGACGATCTGGAGCGCAAGCAGGATATCGCCGAATTCCTCGAACTCACCGAGGAAGGCGAAGGCGTGCGCATTTTTATTGGCTCGGAAAACAAACTTTTCTCACTTTCGGGTTCCTCTTTGGTGGTGTCTCCATATATGAACGCGGATCGAAAGGTGATTGGTGCGGTTGGGGTGATTGGCCCGACCCGCCTGAACTACGGACGGATTGTGCCCATCGTGGACTACACGGCGCAACTGGTCGGCAAATTGCTGTCAGACCGGAGTTAGAGGTGAAAAATGGCAGAGCCCAAGAACGACGATTTTCTGGACGATATCGCAAATGCCGAAGCGGAAGAGCTGGCGGCACAGACCGAAGAGTTTGACGACGCGGCGCTGGAACTGGATGCCTTGCGCGCCGAGCGGGACGAATTCAAGGACCGTTTCATGCGCGCGCTGGCCGATGCCGAAAACGCCCGCAAGCGCGGCGACAAGGCGCGCCGCGAGGCTGAGCAATATGGTGGCTCCAAACTGGCGCGCGACATGCTGCCGGTCTTTGATAACATGAAACGCGCGGTGGAATCTGCCACGGACGAGCAAAAGGAAGTCTCTGCTGCCTTGATCGAAGGGGTGGAGCTGACCATGCGCGCACTGCTGGGTGTCTTTGAAAAGCACGGCATTCGCATCGTCTCACCGCAGGTGGGTGACAAGTTCGACCCGCAGGTCCACGAAGCCATGTTCGAAGCCCCGGTTCCCGGCACCAAGGCGGGAGACATCATTCAGGTCTCTGCCGAGGGCTTCATGTTGCACGATCGTCTTCTGCGGCCGGCGCAGGTCGGGGTTTCCTCAACGCCTGCGTAAATGGCATACATTGGCTAGAATTGGAAAAGGCGGCTCTTGCGGGTCGCCTTTCTTATTTTGCGGCCTCTTTCAGGCGATACAGCGCCTCAAGTGCTTCACGTGGCGTGAGATCATCCGGGTGGATCTCGCTGAGTAGTTCATCCAACGGTGAAGGGCCTGCGGTAGGTTTTGGCTGTGGCGGCGGCGCGGCGGCAAAGAGCGGCAGATCGTCGATCTGGATCTTGGCGCCCGCGCCTTCACGGCTGCCTTTTTCCAGCATGTCGAGCACATCCCGCGCCCGTGCCACCACCGAAGGCGGCAGGCCGGCGAGCTGCGCCACCTGTACACCATAGGAACGATCCGCAGCACCCTTCTTGACCTCATGCAGGAAGATCACTTCGCCTTCCCATTCCTTCACGGTGACGGTGGCGTTGTCGACGCCCTCAAGCTTGTTCGCCAGTTGGGTCAGCTCGTGATAGTGCGTCGCAAACAGCGCACGGGATCGGTTCACCTCATGGAGGTGTTCCAGCGTCGCCCAAGCGATCGACAGACCATCATAGGTCGCCGTGCCGCGCCCGATTTCATCAAGGATCACCAGCGCGCGATCATCGGCCTGGTTCAGGATCGCGGCGGTTTCCACCATCTCCACCATGAAAGTCGAGCGCCCGCGCGCCAGATCGTCCGACGCGCCAACGCGGCTGAATAACTGGCTGACGAGGCCGATATGCGCGGTCTCGGCGGGCACATAGCTGCCCATCTGAGCCAGCAGCGCGATCAGAGCGTTTTGGCGGAGGAAAGTCGATTTACCGGCCATGTTGGGCCCGGTCAGCAACCAGATGGCCGCGCCATCACTGGCAGAGAGGTCACAGTCGTTGGCCACGAAACTGTCACCTCCCTGCTGCCGAAGCGCCTGCTCCACGACCGGGTGGCGCCCGCCCTCCACGTGAAACGCACGGGAGGTGTCCACCTTGGGCCGCGTCCAGTTTTCACCGCGGGCAAGATCGGCCAGAGCGGTGACCAGATCCAGTTCTGCCAACCCTTTCGCCGCGGTATTGAGCTGCGCCGCCGTCTCGAGAATAGCGCGGGAAAGCCTTTCATAGAGCCGCTTTTCAATCTCAAGGGCGCGGTTTCCGGCATTGAGGATACGGGTCTCGATCTCGCTCAGCTCCACCGTGGTGAAGCGCACTTGGTTTGCGGTAGTTTGACGATGGATATAGGTTTCCGACAAGGGCGCCGACAGCATCTTGTCGGCATGGGTCGCGGTGGTTTCGATGAAATAGCCCAGCACATTATTGTGCTTGATCTTCAGCGAGGTGATGCCGGTGTGCTCGGCGTATTTCTGCTGCATCCCGGCGATGATCGAGCGCCCTTCGTCGCGCAGGGTACGCGCCTCGTCCAGCTCGGGATCATAGCCCGCCGCGATAAAACCGCCGTCGCGCGCCATCAGCGGCGGATCGGTTACCAGCGCCGCATCGAGCAGGGAGAGCAACTCATCGAAGCCCAAAAGATCGCGCACCGCGCCTGCGATCAGATCGGGAAGGTCCTGCCCCTCGCACATCTGGGCGATGCTCTCGGCCTGCATCAGCCCGTTGCGAATGGCGGCCAGGTCGCGGGGGCCGCCCCGCTCTAGCGCAAGGCGCGATAGGGCCCGGTCCAGATCCGGCGTCTTGCGCAGGGCCGCGCGGATGTCTTGGGCAAGCTGCGTCGCCTCGACCGCGAAATCCAGTGCAGCTAATCGCGCGTTGATCACATCCAGATTGCGTGACGGGCTTGCCATGCGCTGTTCCAGCAGTCGCGCCCCACCGGGGGTGACGGTGCGGTCTACGACCGACAGGAGCGATCCGGCACGTCCCCCCGACAGGGAGCGTGTGAGTTCCAGACTGGCGCGGGTGGAGGCATCGATTTGTACCACCCGGTCCTGCGCTTCCTGAACCGGGGGCTGGAGGAGCGGCAGTTTGCCCTTTTGCGTGATCTCCAGATAGTCAATCAGCGCGCCCATCGCTGAAACCTCGGCACGCGAAAAGGTGCCAAAGCCATCCAGCGCGCCGACGTTGAACAGGGCGCAGATGCGTTTTTCGGCTGCCGCACTGTCGAAACTCGCCTTGCCGATCGGGGTCAGCGGGATCTTGTATTCATCGGCCAGGGGGCGGGTGGCGTCATGGATTGCACCGTCCGCGACGATCAGTTCCGACGGGGCCAGTCGCGCCAGTTCCGGCGACAGGCGCACGCGCGCGATTGGCATCACGTGAAACGCACCGGTTGAGATATCCGCCCAGGCCAGCGCTGCCTCGTCCCTGAGTTCGGAGTAGGAGACGAGGAAGTTGTGGCTGCGCGCCTCCAAAAGCGAATCCTCGGTCAGCGTTCCAGGTGTCACCAGCCGCACTACATCCCGTTTGACCACCGATTTGGAGCCACGTTTCTTGGCCTCAGCCGGGCTTTCGAGTTGTTCGCCCACGGCAACGCGGAAGCCCTTGCGGATCAGGGTCAGCAGATACCCTTCGGCGGCGTGGACTGGAACGCCGCACATCGGGATGTCTTCACCGTCATGTTTGCCGCGTTTCGTCAGGGCAATGTCCAGCGCCTCGGCGGCATTGACCGCGTCTTCAAAGAACATCTCGTAGAAATCGCCCATCCGATAAAAAAGCAACGCATCGGGATGCGCTGCTTTTATCTCGAGATATTGCGCCATCATGGGCGTAACGGTCATGAAAGGTCCCCCGGAAGTGTTCGCCCGACATTTACAATGCGGACGGTCCAAGGAAAACCCGGTTAGGCCTGAGCGACTATGAGTCTTTGGGCAACACGCCTAGAACAGCACCCCAAGGGACTGCGGACTGTAGTTCGCAATGGACAGGGACATGGTCCCGAGCTGCTGCTGGACACTGAGGGCTGCAAGCCGGACCGAAGCTTCTTCCATATTTGTGTCCACCATCGAACTGATGCCCATGCGTGTTGCATCGGCCAGTTTGCTGACGGTTTCGTTCTGTCCGGCGATCCGGTTGGCCGAAGACCCAAGCGCTGCAGCGCCGTTCACTGCGAATTGCAAAAAGCCTTCGATCTCGCCCAGGGCAGCCATTGCACTGGCCTGGTCTGTGATGGCACTGCGCCCGTTGATATCAAAAGCGGGATCACCTTCGAAATCGACAGTGCCCACGTCGATCATCGACAGAGAAACCCCACCTGATCCGTCCCGATCCAGCGACGCGGCTACCGAAAGGCTGGTGGCGCCACTGCCGTTGACGTCGCTCTTGAGGAGACTGACCCCGTTGAACTGGGTCGAGGAGATGATCGAATTGATCTGATCGGTCTTCTGCTGCATTTGAGCTTCAATCTTGGAGTAGTCGACCAACCCGCTGGCAGCGGTGATCGCCAGCTCTTTCATCTCCATTACGGTTTCCGCGATCTGTTCTGCACCAACTGCGGATACCGCTACGGTTGCTTCACCCAAAGACAGTGTCTTTGAAGTTGCCTTGAACGCGGCGGCATCGGTTTCCATGATCTGAGAGATCGCCCACAGCGCAGCGTTGTCCTTGGCGCTGTTGATTTCGCGACCTGTGGCAACGGCGTCCTGAACCTCCGCCCGGCTCTGGACGGTTCCGCCCAGCATCTGCAGCGCCGTCATGGCGCCGCTGTTCGTGTTTATACTCGTCATTTACTTGCATCCCAAGTTAACCCCAGCATCCCGTTCAAGGACGGCGGGTGTGGCTCTCCGAAAAGATGACATGCCGTTCTGACATAGGCTTCGCAGGCCTTTGAGTTCCGCCTGAGCACCACCAGACGACCGGGTGGCTGTTAGGATTTATTAACAGAATACAACTTTGGCGCGGCTGGAATGTGGCAAAAATCTGACTGAATCTATCAAGTTTTATTTGAAATAATATTGCTTTTTAGAGGCCAAATTCTTTTCAGATCGGATTGAGGGGGGCGCGGGGCTGGGATATGACTGTGCCCGATTAGGAGAGGACACCCACAGCCCATGCCCAAAGCGAAGATCACCAACGAAGAGGCGCTCGCCTTTCACCTGGAGCCAACCCCCGGCAAGTGGGAGATCAATGCAACCGTCCCGATGACCACGCAACGGGACCTGTCGCTGGCCTATTCCCCCGGTGTTGCGGTGCCCTGCGAGGCGATCGCAGAGAACCCTGAAACCGCCTATGATTACACCAACAAGGGCAACCTTGTGGCGGTGATCTCGAACGGGACAGCGGTTTTGGGTCTTGGGAACCTTGGCGCACTTGGATCCAAGCCGGTGATGGAAGGGAAGTCGGTTCTGTTCAAACGCTTTGCCGATGTGAACTCGATCGACATCGAACTCGACACCGAAGATCCGGATGAGTTCTGCAAAGCGGTGCGTCTCATGGGTCCGACCTTTGGCGGCATCAACCTGGAGGACATCAAGGCGCCTGAATGCTTCATCATCGAACAGCGCCTGAAGGAAGAGATGGATATTCCTGTCTTCCATGATGATCAGCATGGCACCGCGGTGATCTGCGCGGCGGGCCTTATCAATGCGCTGCATATCTCGGGCAAAAAAATCGAGGACGTGAAGATTGTCCTCAACGGGGCAGGGGCGGCGGGTATCGCCTGTATCGAACTGCTGAAATCCATGGGCGCGCGCCACGAAAACTGCATCGTTTGCGACACCAAGGGCGTGATCTATCAGGGTCGTACCGAAGGCATGAACCAGTGGAAATCGGCCCATGCCATCAAGACTGAGCTGCGCACCCTCGAAGAGGCGATGGAGGGCGCTGACGTCTTCCTGGGCGTGTCGGTCAAGGGCGCGGTGACGCAGGAGATGGTCAAATCCATGGCCGACAATCCGGTTATCTTTGCCATGGCAAACCCGGACCCCGAAATCACCCCCGAAGAGGCGCATGAGGTACGCGTCGATGCCATCGTCGCCACGGGTCGCTCGGACTATCCCAACCAGGTGAACAATGTTCTGGGCTTTCCGTACCTCTTCCGCGGCGCGCTCGACATCAATGCCCGCGCCATCAACGACGAGATGAAAATCGCCTGCGCTCATGCTTTGGCGGCGCTCGCGCGCGAGGATGTACCGGACGAGGTAGCGCTGGCCTATGGCAAATCGCTGAGCTTTGGACGCGATTACATCATACCGACGCCCTTTGATCCGCGCCTGATCCACCGCATCCCGCCAGCGGTTGCAAAAGCGGGAATGGACACCGGCGCCGCGCGCCGCCCGATCATCGACATGGAGGCCTATGAGGTCAGCCTCAAAAGCCGCATGGACCCCACCGCCTCGATCCTGCGCGGCCTAAATGCCCGCGCGCGTTCGGCCCAGTCGCGGATGATCTTTGCCGAAGGCGACGATCCCC
It encodes:
- a CDS encoding ParB/RepB/Spo0J family partition protein, with the translated sequence MTEKKNKPRGLGRGLSALMADVNPDPVSTRTEAPRNAEVLVPIEKVTANPDQPRRQFLQEDLDDLTASIKEKGVLQPLIVRPRDGGIYEIVAGERRWRAAQAAQLHEVPVLIRDYDDLEMLEVAIIENIQRSDLNAMEEAQSYKQLMEKFGHTQERMAEALGKSRSHIANLVRLLHLPPDVQQLVQDRKLSAGHARALITSDNASDLAKKIVKGGLSVRATENLVKKDAAGDTPSSGAKKPRKEMEKDADTRALEGDLSAVLRMKVSIDHKPGGESGSVTISYDTLDQLDELCNLLSR
- a CDS encoding YbaN family protein — translated: MRYIYASLGMLCLGIGLVGIPVPLLPTVPFLLLATFFFANSSERLHNWMITHQTFGPMIQDWHENGAIRPTAKKAATGSIAAVFLLSLALGLSFRVLAIQAVVLSCVLIFIWTRPNG
- the hemW gene encoding radical SAM family heme chaperone HemW; translated protein: MTDLVDDWRNGGFGLYVHWPFCQAKCPYCDFNSHVTANIDQKQWVEAYLQELARTPEALRGRVLNTIFFGGGTPSLMHPDTVAAVIDAARDIWPFANDIEISLEANPGSVEAGRFAGYRDAGVNRISMGIQALNDEDLRRLGRIHSVAEARSAFDIARDCFDRVSFDLIYARQGQTPQAWEAELQEALSMAVDHLSLYQLTIEDGTAFGDRYARGKLRDLPSDDSAADMYQLTQDICTAHGMPAYEVSNHARPGAESRHNKIYWQYGDYLGIGPGAHGRITIDGTRYATETYRAPGAWLDAVARGSGETMRDPLKREEAAVELLMMGLRLTEGVDISRYESLAGITLEKERLDHLANMGMVAISGQRLRATDQGRAVLNAILRELLVD
- the rdgB gene encoding RdgB/HAM1 family non-canonical purine NTP pyrophosphatase, which translates into the protein MTRKFEGDRLLVATHNKGKLEEMAHLLEPFGVSVVGAAEMNLPEPEETEDTFVGNARIKAHAAAKATSLPALSDDSGITIDALDGAPGVYTADWAETGNGRDFMVAMTRAHEELEAKNALHPRTAQFRCTLVLAWPDGHDEVFEGVAPGHLVWPIRGAEGFGYDPMFVPDGHDVTFAEMDRWEKNKISHRADAVSKFIKGCFGE
- the rph gene encoding ribonuclease PH, which produces MRPSGRQLNEMRPISIETGFTKHAEGSCLIKVGDTHVLCTATIEDRVPPFIKGSGLGWVTAEYGMLPRATNTRMRREAAAGKQGGRTVEIQRLIGRALRAGVDRVALGERQISIDCDVLQADGGTRCASITGGWVALRLAVNKLMKAGDVSVDPLIDPVAAVSCGIYAGQPVLDLDYPEDSEAGVDGNFIMTGSGKLIEVQMSAEGSMFSRDQMNNLMDLAAQGTAELAEMQKAACA
- the hrcA gene encoding heat-inducible transcriptional repressor HrcA codes for the protein MTDANDILKDMNDRSRDVFRAVVESYLESGDPVGSRTLTRSLSEKVSAATVRNVMQDLEFLGLLDSPHISAGRVPTQLGLRMFVDSLLEVEDLKAQDREKIDATLGRNSGDVSGMLDRVGAALSGVTQGASLVLTPKHEAEIRHIEFVSLGHDRAMVVLVFSDGHVENRLFTPPPGQTPSSMREAANFLNALVEGRTLSDVRRDMQEEITARRQEIDNLAHDLIESGLAAWEDNGSDQARLIVRGRANLLAEDGVTKELDLIRSLFDDLERKQDIAEFLELTEEGEGVRIFIGSENKLFSLSGSSLVVSPYMNADRKVIGAVGVIGPTRLNYGRIVPIVDYTAQLVGKLLSDRS
- a CDS encoding nucleotide exchange factor GrpE, encoding MAEPKNDDFLDDIANAEAEELAAQTEEFDDAALELDALRAERDEFKDRFMRALADAENARKRGDKARREAEQYGGSKLARDMLPVFDNMKRAVESATDEQKEVSAALIEGVELTMRALLGVFEKHGIRIVSPQVGDKFDPQVHEAMFEAPVPGTKAGDIIQVSAEGFMLHDRLLRPAQVGVSSTPA
- the mutS gene encoding DNA mismatch repair protein MutS, whose amino-acid sequence is MTVTPMMAQYLEIKAAHPDALLFYRMGDFYEMFFEDAVNAAEALDIALTKRGKHDGEDIPMCGVPVHAAEGYLLTLIRKGFRVAVGEQLESPAEAKKRGSKSVVKRDVVRLVTPGTLTEDSLLEARSHNFLVSYSELRDEAALAWADISTGAFHVMPIARVRLSPELARLAPSELIVADGAIHDATRPLADEYKIPLTPIGKASFDSAAAEKRICALFNVGALDGFGTFSRAEVSAMGALIDYLEITQKGKLPLLQPPVQEAQDRVVQIDASTRASLELTRSLSGGRAGSLLSVVDRTVTPGGARLLEQRMASPSRNLDVINARLAALDFAVEATQLAQDIRAALRKTPDLDRALSRLALERGGPRDLAAIRNGLMQAESIAQMCEGQDLPDLIAGAVRDLLGFDELLSLLDAALVTDPPLMARDGGFIAAGYDPELDEARTLRDEGRSIIAGMQQKYAEHTGITSLKIKHNNVLGYFIETTATHADKMLSAPLSETYIHRQTTANQVRFTTVELSEIETRILNAGNRALEIEKRLYERLSRAILETAAQLNTAAKGLAELDLVTALADLARGENWTRPKVDTSRAFHVEGGRHPVVEQALRQQGGDSFVANDCDLSASDGAAIWLLTGPNMAGKSTFLRQNALIALLAQMGSYVPAETAHIGLVSQLFSRVGASDDLARGRSTFMVEMVETAAILNQADDRALVILDEIGRGTATYDGLSIAWATLEHLHEVNRSRALFATHYHELTQLANKLEGVDNATVTVKEWEGEVIFLHEVKKGAADRSYGVQVAQLAGLPPSVVARARDVLDMLEKGSREGAGAKIQIDDLPLFAAAPPPQPKPTAGPSPLDELLSEIHPDDLTPREALEALYRLKEAAK
- a CDS encoding flagellin N-terminal helical domain-containing protein, translated to MTSINTNSGAMTALQMLGGTVQSRAEVQDAVATGREINSAKDNAALWAISQIMETDAAAFKATSKTLSLGEATVAVSAVGAEQIAETVMEMKELAITAASGLVDYSKIEAQMQQKTDQINSIISSTQFNGVSLLKSDVNGSGATSLSVAASLDRDGSGGVSLSMIDVGTVDFEGDPAFDINGRSAITDQASAMAALGEIEGFLQFAVNGAAALGSSANRIAGQNETVSKLADATRMGISSMVDTNMEEASVRLAALSVQQQLGTMSLSIANYSPQSLGVLF
- a CDS encoding NADP-dependent malic enzyme, giving the protein MPKAKITNEEALAFHLEPTPGKWEINATVPMTTQRDLSLAYSPGVAVPCEAIAENPETAYDYTNKGNLVAVISNGTAVLGLGNLGALGSKPVMEGKSVLFKRFADVNSIDIELDTEDPDEFCKAVRLMGPTFGGINLEDIKAPECFIIEQRLKEEMDIPVFHDDQHGTAVICAAGLINALHISGKKIEDVKIVLNGAGAAGIACIELLKSMGARHENCIVCDTKGVIYQGRTEGMNQWKSAHAIKTELRTLEEAMEGADVFLGVSVKGAVTQEMVKSMADNPVIFAMANPDPEITPEEAHEVRVDAIVATGRSDYPNQVNNVLGFPYLFRGALDINARAINDEMKIACAHALAALAREDVPDEVALAYGKSLSFGRDYIIPTPFDPRLIHRIPPAVAKAGMDTGAARRPIIDMEAYEVSLKSRMDPTASILRGLNARARSAQSRMIFAEGDDPRVLRAAVTYQRSGFGKALVVGRPDDVKAKLETAGLGDAVRELEVVNAANTQHFETYKDFLFNRLQRKGFDRKDIHRLVGRDRHVFSALMLAHGHGDGLVTGATRKSAHIMDQINHVFDADANHGAAGVTALLHKGRIVLIGDTLVHEWPDENDLATIAERAAGVARHMGLDPRVAFVSFSTFGYPVSERAEKMHIAPSVLDQRGVDFEYEGEMTVDVALNAKAQENYPFQRLSGPANILVVPARHSASISVKLMQEMGGATVIGPILSGVDKPIQICSTTSTANDVLNMAVLAACNIG